The window CGGCCGACACATTTTATTATCAACAGCACTTTGCTTTATGGCTGTTGGTTGTTCGAGCCAACCAGAAGAAGAACAGCAAGTTGCGAAAACCCAAATTGAGTCACTTTATGAGCAGGCTCGTGAGAGCATGGCTGCAGGTAATTTCAACTTAGCTCAAGAGCAGTTGTCGAACCTGAACCGCCGTTTCCCGTTTGGTCCTTATGCGCACCAAGTGCAACTCGACCTTATTTACCTGCACTACAAGTTGGATAACACAGAAGAAGCGCTAGCGGCAATTGACCGGTTTATTAGTCTTAACCCAAATCATAAAGACATTGATTACGCCATGTATATGCGCGGCTTAGTCAATCAACGTGCTGAGTACAATGGTATTCATGCTGTGTTCGGCGTTGATCGTTCTGACCGTGACTCATCAATGGCAGAAGAAGCGTTCAAAGACTTTGCTGAACTGGTCCGTAAATATCCGGATAGCGAGTACGCAGCCGATGCAAAAAAACGTTTATTAGCGATAAAAAGTCGTCTGGCGAAAAAAGAATTAGCCGTTGCTCAGTATTATATGGACCGCCAAGCCTATTTAGCGGCGGCCAACCGAGGGCGTTACATCTTAGAGCACTTCTCTGACACGCCGGAAGTAGAAAATGCGTTGGCTGTCATGGTCGAAAGTTACGATCAATTAGAGTTGCCAGAGTTGCGTGAAGACGCATTGAAGGTTCTACGAGCTAACTTCCCGGAGAATCAGTTAGTCAGCAATTAATAAAGCAAGGCGCGGTTATTTAAACCGCGTCTTCGTTTTCCTCACCAGTACGAATTCGGATAACTCGTTCGATATCGGTAATGAAAATTTTCCCATCACCTATTTTACCTGTTTGAGCCGTTTCCATAATGGCCTCAATACAACGCTCAACGTCATCATCGCCAACCACCACTTCTAATTTAACCTTAGGCAGAAAATCCACCATATACTCTGCGCCGCGGTACAGTTCTGTATGACCTTTCTGGCGTCCGAAGCCTTTAACCTCTGATACAGTCATGCCGGCAATGCCTACTTCTGATAGCGCTTCGCGCACGTCATCGAGTTTGAAAGGTTTTATAATGGCTTCTACTTTTTTCATAACGCTTCCCTATTGCCCTTGTCGTTGCAATTCATAGCGATAATGACTGGTAATAGGATAACGACGATCTTTACCGAAGTTTCTCGGCGTCACCTTTGGACCAACCGCCGATTGGCGACGCTTATATTCGTTCAAGTCGACCAAGCGAACCACCCGGCGGACGTCATCTTCGTTAAACCCGGCAGCAACAATGTCGGTTACTGACCAGTCCCTTTCTACATACAATGCCAGAATTCGGTCTAAATCGCCATAGTCGGGCAATGAGTCAGAGTCGACCTGATCCGGTGCTAATTCCGCTGAAGGTGGCCGATCGATCACTCGCTGAGGAATGCACTCACCTAAAGTGTTTCGATACTCGGCTAATTGATACACCAGCAACTTAGGCACATCTTTTATCGGTGCAAAACCACCGCACATATCGCCATACAGTGTTGCATAACCAACAGCCATTTCGCTCTTATTGCCTGTTGTCAGTACCAGTGAACCCGTTTTATTCGACAACGCCATAAGTAATACGCCTCGACAACGCGACTGCAAGTTTTCTTCCGTTGTATCGGTTTCAGCGCCGTTAAAAAGCGGCGTTAATTGCTGCATGAATTGATCAAACATCGGTTCAATAGGCACAGAGTTATATTGAACGCCTAGAGTATTCGCTTGCTTTTCAGCATCTTCAAGACTCATGTCAGAGGTATAGCGAAAAGGCATCATTACCGCTTGCACCTTATCAGCCCCTAAAGCGTCAACAGCTATAGCCAATGTTAGCGCTGAATCAATGCCGCCTGACAAACCCAGCACCACGCCCGGGAAACCATTTTTCGTGACATAATCTCTTACGGCCAAGACCAACACGTCATAAACATTCGCTAAGTCATTTTGTGACTCACGAGGCGGGTAGGTCTCGCTGTGAAGCTTTCCACTTTTATAACTCAAAGTGGTCAGGGTTGTCTGACAATGTGGCAATTCAGCCACTAGTTGACCGTCGCCATCCATCACTAACGAATGACCATCGAATACCAGTTCGTCCTGCCCACCACAATTATTCAAATAAACAATAGGCTTTGATGACTCAGCGACACGTTGTCTCAGCACACCAAGGCGCTGTTCGTGCTTGTTCAATTCGTAGGGTGACGCGTTTATTGATAAAACAAAATCAATGTCGTCATCGGCCAAGCGTTGCAGTGGTTCGGGGTGCCACAAGTCTTCGCATATCTGCAGACCTATACGAACGCCATGCCATTCGAACACCTGACTTTCATGACCCGGAATAAAGTGGCGCTGCTCATCAAATACGCCATGGTTAGGCAAACGTTGCTTAAAGTAACGTAACAAACACTCACCACGGTGCAGTACCGACATGGCATTAAAAAGCCCTCCACCCACATGTTGCGGATGACCCACAATCACCACGCAGTCAGATGCAGCGGCACTGATTTGCTCAACAGCATTGTCAACAGCCTGACTTAAATCGTTTCTGAACAGTAAGTCTTCCGGCGGGTAGCCGGTAATCGCCAACTCCGGGAACACAATAATGTCGTGTTGTTGACCTTGTTCCCGAATCGTCTTCAAAATTAATGCGGTGTTGTTGTGAATTGCGCCAACGGTAAAGTCCAGTTGCGCCAGGCACAAATTAAGTTCAGCCATAACTGCTTCCAATTTAACCACTGCCGACATCGGCACGAATGGTGGCGAATGATATAGC is drawn from Idiomarina piscisalsi and contains these coding sequences:
- a CDS encoding outer membrane protein assembly factor BamD — translated: MLSKQFGRHILLSTALCFMAVGCSSQPEEEQQVAKTQIESLYEQARESMAAGNFNLAQEQLSNLNRRFPFGPYAHQVQLDLIYLHYKLDNTEEALAAIDRFISLNPNHKDIDYAMYMRGLVNQRAEYNGIHAVFGVDRSDRDSSMAEEAFKDFAELVRKYPDSEYAADAKKRLLAIKSRLAKKELAVAQYYMDRQAYLAAANRGRYILEHFSDTPEVENALAVMVESYDQLELPELREDALKVLRANFPENQLVSN
- the glnB gene encoding nitrogen regulatory protein P-II; the encoded protein is MKKVEAIIKPFKLDDVREALSEVGIAGMTVSEVKGFGRQKGHTELYRGAEYMVDFLPKVKLEVVVGDDDVERCIEAIMETAQTGKIGDGKIFITDIERVIRIRTGEENEDAV
- a CDS encoding NAD+ synthase, coding for MAELNLCLAQLDFTVGAIHNNTALILKTIREQGQQHDIIVFPELAITGYPPEDLLFRNDLSQAVDNAVEQISAAASDCVVIVGHPQHVGGGLFNAMSVLHRGECLLRYFKQRLPNHGVFDEQRHFIPGHESQVFEWHGVRIGLQICEDLWHPEPLQRLADDDIDFVLSINASPYELNKHEQRLGVLRQRVAESSKPIVYLNNCGGQDELVFDGHSLVMDGDGQLVAELPHCQTTLTTLSYKSGKLHSETYPPRESQNDLANVYDVLVLAVRDYVTKNGFPGVVLGLSGGIDSALTLAIAVDALGADKVQAVMMPFRYTSDMSLEDAEKQANTLGVQYNSVPIEPMFDQFMQQLTPLFNGAETDTTEENLQSRCRGVLLMALSNKTGSLVLTTGNKSEMAVGYATLYGDMCGGFAPIKDVPKLLVYQLAEYRNTLGECIPQRVIDRPPSAELAPDQVDSDSLPDYGDLDRILALYVERDWSVTDIVAAGFNEDDVRRVVRLVDLNEYKRRQSAVGPKVTPRNFGKDRRYPITSHYRYELQRQGQ